From a region of the Odoribacter splanchnicus DSM 20712 genome:
- a CDS encoding helix-turn-helix domain-containing protein, whose amino-acid sequence MNNPFEEIFKRLENIEKMIAPVMGAQPEERQDGKEPVLVKISVASGITGYSVNYLYHLASKGMIPCVKRRRTLRFDMEELKKWMQQQYVPASNRLPDEKEKK is encoded by the coding sequence ATGAATAATCCTTTCGAAGAAATTTTCAAGCGGCTGGAGAACATCGAAAAGATGATTGCCCCGGTCATGGGCGCACAGCCCGAAGAACGGCAGGACGGAAAAGAGCCTGTGTTAGTCAAAATATCCGTTGCCAGCGGCATAACCGGGTATTCGGTCAATTACCTGTACCACTTAGCCAGCAAGGGGATGATACCGTGTGTCAAGCGTAGGCGTACCCTGCGTTTCGACATGGAGGAACTCAAAAAGTGGATGCAGCAGCAGTATGTCCCGGCTTCTAACAGACTTCCCGATGAAAAAGAAAAGAAGTGA
- a CDS encoding virulence-associated E family protein translates to MKKKRSDDTRHIEGWQSKNERIESLLNILYDFRFNTVKSRTEYRAASSADLYQPVTKFALNTFRRRLDATADISTSTDNIRMILESDFARKAHPIQEYFNALPLLNPAEHGYIGKLLNTVQVANPGKWEEYFTKWLIGVVANAMNDTGCQNHTCLVLTGDKQGQFKSWWLDNLCPTPLKNYLFTGKIDPQGKDILTLIAEYLFINIDDQLKELNKQNENALKNLITTPAVKYRRPYDVYIEEYPHLASFMASVNGNEFLTDPTGSRRFLPFEVLYIDKPTAESIHMDNVYSEIMYLYRQGVRYWFNDAEIEELHLTNAEFEVQTIEFEMLMQYFEQPTAEEERNCFMTTAQILAHLRNISPVQLSEKRLGESLRKIGFKRVQKRINNNYYPVYGYRIKPVSASRTGDDYG, encoded by the coding sequence ATGAAAAAGAAAAGAAGTGATGATACACGGCATATCGAGGGCTGGCAGTCTAAGAACGAGCGCATCGAAAGCCTGTTGAACATCCTGTACGATTTCCGGTTCAATACCGTAAAGAGCCGGACGGAATACCGGGCTGCAAGTTCTGCGGACTTGTACCAGCCCGTTACAAAATTTGCCCTGAACACTTTCAGGCGCAGACTGGACGCAACGGCTGACATTTCCACCTCTACCGACAACATCCGCATGATACTGGAAAGCGATTTCGCAAGAAAGGCTCACCCCATACAGGAGTATTTCAACGCCCTGCCCTTGCTGAATCCTGCCGAACACGGATATATCGGCAAACTCCTGAACACGGTACAGGTAGCCAACCCCGGCAAATGGGAGGAATATTTCACGAAATGGCTTATCGGTGTGGTAGCCAACGCGATGAACGACACGGGATGTCAGAACCATACCTGTCTGGTATTGACCGGGGACAAGCAGGGACAGTTCAAATCGTGGTGGCTGGACAACCTTTGCCCGACACCGCTTAAGAATTACCTGTTTACCGGGAAGATAGACCCGCAGGGCAAAGACATCCTGACACTGATAGCCGAATACCTGTTCATCAACATTGACGACCAGCTAAAGGAACTCAACAAGCAGAACGAGAACGCCTTGAAGAACCTTATCACTACCCCGGCAGTGAAATACCGCAGACCGTATGATGTTTACATAGAGGAATACCCCCACCTTGCCAGCTTCATGGCTTCGGTGAACGGCAACGAGTTCCTGACCGACCCGACAGGCAGCAGGCGTTTTTTGCCCTTTGAAGTATTGTACATAGACAAGCCCACGGCAGAAAGTATTCACATGGATAACGTCTATTCCGAAATCATGTACCTGTACCGTCAGGGTGTACGCTATTGGTTCAATGATGCGGAGATTGAAGAACTGCACCTGACAAATGCGGAATTTGAGGTGCAGACAATCGAGTTTGAAATGCTGATGCAATACTTTGAACAACCGACAGCAGAGGAGGAAAGGAACTGTTTCATGACTACCGCACAGATACTCGCACACCTACGCAATATATCCCCTGTTCAGTTATCCGAAAAAAGATTGGGGGAATCATTGCGGAAAATCGGTTTCAAACGGGTGCAAAAGCGCATAAACAACAACTATTATCCCGTATATGGGTACAGGATAAAGCCTGTTTCGGCTTCCCGTACAGGGGATGATTACGGGTAA
- a CDS encoding helix-turn-helix transcriptional regulator translates to MNRIDRIAAILIQLQSHSLVKAQQISERFNISIRTVYRDIRTLEEAGIPIIGNPGIGYSLAEGFKLSPLMFTQKEALSFLIAEKLVHELTDSNSNEHYKSGIEKIRSVMRFADKNMLETMEKCMSVLDTYKSSTYKPDILLLILQSIYQKRIIEISYLGSNALSVSERKIEAVGIFFSRTNWYLIGFYLPKETYLTFRIDRIQKMHILNELQSREHPPLEKFIREFYDKEKLHEIVIRIEKNKTSIMNDDKYYYGLTSEKEIGDMFELHFLTFSISKFAHWYLSFADSATIIRPDSLKYEVKNIINNISI, encoded by the coding sequence ATGAATAGAATAGACCGTATTGCTGCTATATTGATTCAGTTACAATCGCACTCGTTAGTGAAAGCACAGCAAATTTCAGAACGTTTTAATATAAGCATTCGCACTGTATATCGAGATATAAGAACATTGGAAGAGGCAGGCATTCCTATCATAGGAAATCCCGGTATTGGTTATTCACTTGCAGAAGGATTCAAATTATCTCCTCTAATGTTTACTCAAAAAGAGGCTTTGTCCTTTTTGATTGCAGAGAAATTAGTACATGAACTAACTGATTCAAATAGCAACGAACATTATAAGTCTGGAATAGAAAAGATTAGGTCTGTCATGCGTTTTGCAGACAAAAATATGTTAGAAACAATGGAAAAGTGCATGTCTGTATTGGATACTTATAAATCATCTACCTATAAACCTGATATTCTTTTACTTATTTTACAAAGTATATACCAAAAAAGAATTATTGAAATATCTTATTTGGGAAGTAATGCGTTAAGTGTTTCAGAACGAAAGATTGAAGCTGTTGGAATTTTCTTTTCGAGAACTAACTGGTATCTAATAGGCTTTTATCTTCCCAAAGAAACCTATCTTACATTTCGGATAGATAGAATTCAAAAAATGCACATTCTTAATGAATTACAATCACGGGAGCATCCGCCCTTGGAAAAATTCATACGCGAGTTTTATGACAAAGAAAAATTACATGAAATCGTTATAAGAATAGAAAAGAATAAAACCTCCATAATGAATGATGATAAATATTATTACGGATTAACATCTGAGAAAGAGATAGGGGATATGTTTGAGCTTCATTTTCTAACATTTTCAATCAGTAAGTTTGCACATTGGTATCTGTCTTTTGCAGATAGTGCAACTATAATAAGACCAGATTCTTTAAAATATGAAGTTAAAAATATTATCAATAACATTTCTATTTGA
- a CDS encoding helix-turn-helix domain-containing protein, which translates to MDLITKDSDTTLVLFSSLDRVLENVEYVVMNYRPVLNGEHYLTGEEVCERLCISKRTLQDYRDTGLLGYVQLPGKIIYRESDIMDLLERFYQK; encoded by the coding sequence ATGGATTTGATAACGAAAGATTCCGATACTACACTGGTACTGTTTTCCTCCCTTGACAGGGTGCTGGAAAACGTGGAGTACGTGGTAATGAACTATCGCCCGGTATTGAACGGTGAACACTACCTGACGGGCGAGGAAGTATGCGAGCGGCTTTGCATCAGCAAACGGACTTTGCAGGATTACAGGGACACGGGGCTGCTGGGGTACGTGCAGCTTCCGGGAAAAATCATCTACCGGGAAAGTGACATCATGGATTTGTTGGAAAGGTTCTATCAGAAATGA
- a CDS encoding RteC domain-containing protein, whose product MYGLSRKKISYLYLIDEAIGLLNTEIRLIEWRIKYPEQLQQRTNKQALSPLYLADRTTLINIMEIVSGLFLSQKIVYQNGKPVYLVDLTKAFEWLFNIKIGDCYQKHEDVIKRKPGKLTEFLNGLAELIKKEHDKKGYR is encoded by the coding sequence GTGTATGGTTTGAGCAGGAAAAAAATATCCTATTTGTATCTAATTGATGAAGCGATAGGGCTATTGAATACCGAAATACGCCTAATCGAATGGCGTATCAAGTACCCGGAACAGTTGCAGCAACGCACCAACAAACAAGCCCTTTCCCCTCTCTATCTCGCTGACAGAACCACTCTTATCAATATCATGGAAATAGTTAGCGGGTTGTTCCTTTCCCAAAAGATTGTGTATCAAAATGGCAAGCCTGTTTATTTAGTGGACTTGACGAAAGCCTTTGAATGGCTTTTCAATATCAAGATAGGTGACTGTTACCAAAAGCATGAGGACGTGATAAAACGAAAGCCGGGCAAGCTGACAGAGTTTCTTAATGGACTGGCAGAACTTATCAAAAAGGAACATGACAAGAAAGGATATAGATAA
- a CDS encoding nucleoside phosphorylase — protein MASIKSSELITNEDGSIFHLHLLPEDLADDIILVGDPGRVETIASHFQQIELKKSNREFYTITGSYRGHRLSVISTGIGPDNIDIVINELDALAHIDLKTKEIKAIGRTLNIVRIGTSGSVQADIPVDSFVISEKSIGCDGVLRFYANNESVCDHPFEEAFIRHCRWTPSAARPYVVNADPGLADRLYDEEHTIKGVTLTAVGFYGPQGRVLRLPLAMPGINDRITAFRYEGYKVTNYEMESAAITGLCNLLGHRAATICLIIANRINGDASADYHSYMNKLIRYTLEKLS, from the coding sequence ATGGCCTCTATAAAATCTTCAGAACTGATTACCAATGAGGACGGCAGTATTTTCCATCTGCATTTACTTCCGGAGGACCTTGCCGACGACATCATTCTGGTCGGTGACCCGGGACGGGTGGAAACCATCGCCTCCCATTTTCAACAAATCGAGTTGAAAAAAAGTAACCGCGAATTTTACACCATCACCGGCAGTTACCGGGGTCACCGGCTTTCCGTGATTTCCACCGGTATCGGTCCGGATAATATCGATATCGTTATCAACGAATTGGATGCTCTGGCCCATATCGATTTGAAAACCAAAGAAATAAAAGCGATCGGCCGTACCCTGAATATCGTCCGTATCGGTACTTCCGGTTCGGTACAAGCCGACATTCCGGTAGATTCTTTTGTCATCTCGGAAAAAAGCATCGGCTGCGACGGGGTATTGAGGTTTTATGCAAACAACGAATCGGTTTGCGACCATCCGTTCGAAGAAGCTTTTATCCGGCATTGCCGATGGACCCCCTCTGCAGCCCGCCCTTATGTAGTCAATGCCGATCCCGGATTAGCAGACCGCCTGTATGACGAAGAACACACCATCAAAGGAGTTACCCTGACAGCAGTCGGATTTTACGGCCCGCAAGGACGTGTCCTGCGTCTGCCGCTAGCCATGCCGGGAATCAACGACCGGATCACCGCTTTCCGCTACGAAGGCTACAAAGTGACCAACTATGAAATGGAAAGTGCAGCTATCACAGGCCTTTGTAACCTTTTGGGGCATCGGGCCGCCACCATCTGCCTGATCATCGCCAACCGGATAAACGGAGATGCCTCCGCCGATTACCACAGCTATATGAATAAACTGATCCGCTATACCCTGGAAAAATTAAGCTAA
- a CDS encoding MobC family plasmid mobilization relaxosome protein produces MTGIRNKPGGRPAKSRIDKQNRVVSTKLTELQFYAIRKRATEAGLHLSEYVRQAVVSAEVTPRLNRQDADTIRKLAGEANNINQLAHRANAGGFALVAVELVKLKNRIVEIINQLSDDWKNKKGKRI; encoded by the coding sequence ATGACAGGGATAAGGAACAAACCGGGAGGTCGCCCGGCAAAAAGCCGGATAGACAAGCAGAACCGGGTAGTCAGCACGAAACTGACCGAGTTACAGTTCTACGCAATCAGGAAGCGAGCCACCGAAGCCGGGCTGCACCTCAGCGAGTACGTCCGGCAGGCGGTCGTTTCGGCAGAGGTAACGCCCCGGCTGAACAGGCAGGATGCGGACACTATCCGCAAGCTGGCGGGCGAAGCCAACAACATCAACCAGCTGGCGCACCGGGCGAATGCCGGAGGATTCGCACTGGTAGCGGTGGAACTGGTGAAACTCAAGAACAGGATTGTCGAAATCATAAACCAACTGTCGGATGATTGGAAAAATAAAAAAGGGAAGCGGATTTAA
- a CDS encoding site-specific integrase: MERKRFSVLFFIKRSKLLKNGEAPVRVRVTYDRLYVELQLKRSVKVPLWSQEKEKSTGKDRNSVELNHYIDALRVKFYQIYQDLELEGKIISARAIVNRYQGKDETFKTLYNVFKEHNDNCRKLIGTDYADITVRRYDNCLKYLMELVKRDYKIDDILLREVNGELVRKFDLYLKTEKHCAQNTVIRYMKCFKKVINLAIANEWLTKNPFAGIKFHEVEVNKQFLSQSEINRIWQKEFKIERLELVRDVFIFCVYTGLAFIDVYNLHPEHISEDGNGNLWIVKPREKTNNLCNIPLLSIPKQILEKYKDNPYCMDKGTLLPVPCNQKMNSYLKEIADLCGIKKNLTTHTARHSFASVIALANNVSLPNVAKMLGHSSTRMTQHYAKVLDQTILRDMQAVEEQLAL; this comes from the coding sequence ATGGAAAGAAAAAGATTCAGCGTGTTGTTCTTCATCAAGCGTAGCAAACTGTTAAAAAACGGGGAAGCACCCGTGCGTGTGCGTGTCACTTATGACCGCCTATACGTGGAACTTCAACTAAAGCGGAGCGTAAAAGTCCCACTCTGGTCGCAGGAAAAAGAGAAATCGACAGGCAAAGACCGAAACTCCGTAGAACTTAACCATTACATTGACGCCTTGCGTGTGAAATTCTATCAGATTTACCAAGACTTGGAACTGGAGGGAAAGATTATCTCCGCACGTGCCATAGTGAACCGCTATCAGGGAAAGGACGAAACTTTCAAGACATTATACAATGTGTTCAAGGAGCATAACGACAACTGCCGGAAGCTAATCGGGACGGACTATGCCGACATCACCGTAAGACGTTACGATAACTGCCTTAAATATCTCATGGAACTGGTTAAACGTGACTACAAGATAGATGATATACTACTACGTGAGGTAAACGGGGAACTGGTGCGTAAATTCGATTTATACCTAAAGACAGAAAAGCATTGCGCACAAAATACCGTTATCCGGTACATGAAATGCTTCAAAAAAGTGATAAACCTTGCCATTGCCAACGAGTGGCTGACAAAGAACCCATTTGCCGGAATCAAGTTTCACGAGGTAGAGGTAAACAAACAGTTCCTAAGCCAATCCGAGATAAACCGGATATGGCAGAAAGAGTTCAAGATTGAACGGCTGGAACTGGTACGGGATGTTTTTATCTTTTGCGTATATACCGGGCTGGCATTCATAGACGTGTATAATCTGCACCCCGAACATATTTCCGAGGACGGCAACGGTAATCTGTGGATAGTGAAACCCCGTGAAAAGACAAATAACCTTTGTAACATCCCGCTTTTGAGCATTCCCAAACAAATACTTGAAAAGTACAAGGATAACCCCTACTGCATGGATAAAGGAACTTTATTACCCGTTCCCTGCAATCAGAAGATGAACAGCTACCTGAAAGAGATTGCCGACCTGTGCGGTATCAAAAAGAACCTGACCACGCACACAGCCCGCCATAGTTTCGCATCGGTTATCGCACTGGCTAACAACGTGTCACTGCCGAATGTGGCTAAAATGCTGGGGCATTCATCCACCCGAATGACACAACATTATGCAAAGGTGTTAGACCAAACGATATTAAGGGATATGCAAGCCGTCGAGGAACAGCTTGCACTCTAA
- a CDS encoding SEFIR domain-containing protein: MGNSIKLFISYSWTNQDHETWVLNLAKELVENGVHVVIDKWDLKEGQDSYSFMEKMVSDTEIQKVLIISDKKYADKANGRDGGVGTETQIISAEVYKNRQQEKFVAAVVERDETGEAYLPVYYKSRIYIDFCEPENYADSFEKLLRWIYDKPLYKRPPIGKQPAFLNERDDIALGTSFLSKRVLLGLKEAKPYVNGAIEEYLVTLSTNIEALRIDCKPEEYDDKLIEKIDAFIPYRNEFIQICISVCQYSDDIKIDKFYHFFEKLIPYFKKHGTGSFYEHEFDVFKFIAYELFLYYVAILLKYEKFIDLDEFLDKQYMGSEDSYGYDVEGYLIFYNYLKSLDYRNRRLNCRKLSLFADIIKERAKHLSIDFSDLMQADFVLFLRAEHLIHNDWRKWYPQTLIYSEYRRKPMEIFFRAQSKKYFEKMKCAIGFDDVQELKSFIEEYYTEKREIPRWQHCSFSPKGLANSDNLCSKR, encoded by the coding sequence ATGGGAAATTCAATCAAATTATTTATTTCATATAGTTGGACTAACCAAGACCATGAAACTTGGGTGCTTAACCTTGCAAAAGAATTAGTCGAAAATGGAGTTCATGTTGTAATTGATAAATGGGACTTGAAAGAAGGACAAGATTCCTATTCTTTTATGGAAAAAATGGTTAGTGATACAGAAATTCAAAAGGTTTTAATTATTTCTGATAAGAAATATGCAGATAAAGCGAATGGAAGAGATGGGGGCGTTGGTACTGAAACACAAATAATTTCTGCTGAAGTTTATAAAAATAGGCAACAAGAAAAATTTGTTGCTGCTGTCGTTGAACGAGATGAAACTGGTGAAGCTTATCTGCCAGTATATTACAAATCAAGAATCTATATAGATTTTTGTGAGCCAGAAAATTATGCAGATAGTTTTGAAAAATTACTTCGTTGGATATATGATAAACCTTTATACAAACGTCCTCCTATAGGGAAACAACCTGCATTTCTTAATGAAAGAGATGATATTGCTTTGGGAACCTCATTTCTATCTAAAAGGGTGCTATTGGGATTGAAAGAAGCAAAACCGTATGTAAATGGTGCAATTGAAGAGTATTTGGTTACCCTCTCAACAAATATTGAAGCTTTGAGAATAGATTGTAAACCAGAAGAATATGACGATAAGCTGATTGAGAAAATAGATGCTTTTATACCTTATCGTAATGAATTTATTCAAATTTGCATTTCTGTTTGCCAATACTCTGATGATATAAAAATTGATAAATTCTATCATTTCTTTGAAAAATTAATACCTTATTTTAAAAAACATGGAACTGGTAGCTTTTATGAACATGAGTTTGATGTCTTCAAGTTTATAGCTTATGAACTGTTTTTGTACTATGTCGCTATACTATTGAAATATGAAAAATTTATAGATTTGGATGAGTTTTTAGATAAACAATATATGGGAAGTGAAGATAGTTATGGCTATGATGTAGAGGGGTATTTGATATTCTATAATTATTTGAAGTCATTAGATTATAGAAATAGGCGGCTAAATTGCCGGAAATTGTCTTTGTTTGCAGATATAATAAAAGAAAGAGCAAAACATTTGAGTATTGATTTTTCTGATTTGATGCAAGCTGATTTTGTGCTTTTTTTGAGGGCGGAACATTTAATACACAATGATTGGAGAAAATGGTATCCTCAAACATTGATATATTCGGAATATAGAAGAAAACCAATGGAAATTTTTTTTAGAGCTCAATCTAAGAAATATTTTGAAAAAATGAAATGCGCTATTGGTTTTGATGATGTACAAGAATTAAAATCTTTTATAGAAGAATATTATACAGAAAAAAGGGAGATTCCAAGGTGGCAGCATTGTTCTTTCAGTCCTAAAGGATTGGCTAATAGTGATAATTTGTGTTCAAAAAGATAG
- a CDS encoding DUF4293 domain-containing protein, protein MIQRIQSLFLLCTAIVTGLLFFMPVASIVVPNNFTYAFYTTKVVQAGSPCVFITWNWMSLILNALITTLAVVTIFIHHKKSKTVKPTLFLQLRLCIVNIVLQLGLIVLMWLQVRQRSNELNAEWFADISFIFPLIGVIFTWLAIRGIVKDITLLKSFDRIR, encoded by the coding sequence ATGATTCAACGTATTCAATCTCTTTTTTTGCTTTGTACAGCAATTGTGACCGGGCTGTTATTTTTTATGCCGGTTGCTTCCATTGTAGTTCCGAATAATTTTACCTATGCGTTTTATACGACAAAAGTGGTACAGGCCGGAAGTCCGTGTGTATTCATCACCTGGAACTGGATGTCATTGATCCTGAATGCCCTTATTACCACATTGGCAGTAGTCACTATTTTCATTCATCACAAAAAATCCAAGACGGTGAAACCGACTCTATTTCTGCAATTGCGTCTTTGTATTGTCAATATTGTGCTTCAATTGGGGTTAATCGTCCTGATGTGGCTACAAGTGCGTCAACGTAGCAACGAACTCAATGCCGAATGGTTTGCCGATATCAGTTTTATCTTTCCACTGATCGGTGTGATCTTCACGTGGCTGGCTATCCGGGGAATTGTGAAAGATATCACCTTACTGAAATCGTTCGACCGGATTCGGTAA
- a CDS encoding toprim domain-containing protein, whose product MTYKEANNISIKDYLNSFGIQPVTEKGSYGMYRSPLREDNTPSFKVDYNVNLWCDYGTGEGGTLIDLVMKQHGCNAYGAICRLEQGNTASFSFHGKDLPERDTKRQAASPIEIRRIQPLQNPALIRYLQERGISPGTASPYVQEMYYRIGGKPYFALAFKNDSGGYELRNPRFKGSTSKDITHIRQQGEPRDTCFVFEGFLDFLSFLTIRQQKSPDMPCTDWQDYVILNSTANTDKALYPLADYGHIHCMLDNDEAGRKAVEAIRQEYKWRVRDASHLYSGHNDLNDYLRSLKVKQSQDLTVTDKPQPEQDNRQNPGEKRKRGLRM is encoded by the coding sequence ATGACCTATAAGGAAGCCAACAATATCAGTATCAAAGATTACCTGAACTCTTTTGGAATCCAGCCCGTCACGGAAAAAGGAAGTTACGGGATGTACCGCAGCCCCTTACGGGAGGACAACACGCCAAGTTTCAAGGTGGATTATAACGTCAATCTATGGTGTGACTACGGAACTGGCGAGGGCGGGACGCTCATCGACCTTGTGATGAAGCAGCACGGATGCAATGCCTACGGTGCTATCTGCCGACTGGAACAGGGCAACACCGCCTCTTTTTCCTTTCACGGGAAAGACCTGCCCGAAAGGGACACGAAAAGGCAAGCAGCCAGCCCGATAGAGATACGCAGAATACAGCCGTTACAGAATCCGGCACTCATACGCTATTTGCAGGAAAGGGGGATTTCGCCCGGAACGGCATCCCCATACGTGCAGGAAATGTATTACCGCATCGGTGGAAAGCCTTATTTTGCGCTGGCATTCAAAAATGATTCAGGAGGTTACGAGCTTCGCAATCCCCGTTTCAAGGGCAGCACATCGAAAGACATTACCCATATACGGCAGCAGGGAGAGCCGAGAGATACCTGTTTCGTGTTCGAGGGCTTTTTGGATTTCCTCTCATTCCTCACTATCCGGCAACAGAAAAGCCCGGATATGCCTTGTACCGACTGGCAGGACTACGTTATTCTGAACTCCACCGCCAACACGGATAAAGCCTTATATCCGTTGGCTGATTACGGGCATATACATTGTATGCTTGACAATGACGAGGCAGGCAGGAAAGCGGTTGAAGCCATAAGGCAGGAATACAAATGGCGTGTACGTGACGCATCACACCTGTACAGCGGTCACAATGACCTGAACGACTATTTGCGTAGCCTTAAAGTGAAACAATCCCAAGACTTGACAGTTACCGACAAGCCCCAGCCGGAGCAGGATAACAGACAAAATCCGGGTGAAAAAAGAAAGAGAGGGCTAAGGATGTGA
- a CDS encoding relaxase/mobilization nuclease domain-containing protein, with translation MIGKIKKGSGFKGCVNYVLGKEQAALLHAEGVLAESNRDIIHSFILQAGMNPDLKKPVGHIALSYSPVDVPKLTDGKMVQLAQEYMREMKITDTQYIIVRHQDREHPHVHIVFNRIDNNGKTISDRNDMYRNEQVCKKLKAKHGLYFAKGKEHVKQHRLREPDKSKYEIYNAVKNESGKSKNWQQLQERLAEKGITIQFKYKGQTSEIQGISFSKGEYTFKGSEVDRSFSFSKLDKCFGDAGLNTAGNNRQIVSAPVQEPAQTPGKADSPLLAGLGGLFSAPSSPADETPDNPGERKKKKKKRHLKL, from the coding sequence ATGATTGGAAAAATAAAAAAGGGAAGCGGATTTAAAGGCTGCGTGAACTATGTACTCGGCAAGGAACAGGCTGCCTTGCTTCATGCGGAGGGAGTGTTAGCGGAAAGCAATCGGGACATCATACACAGTTTCATTCTGCAAGCCGGGATGAACCCCGACCTGAAAAAGCCTGTCGGACATATTGCGCTAAGCTATTCCCCGGTGGACGTACCCAAGCTGACAGACGGGAAAATGGTACAGCTTGCACAGGAGTACATGCGTGAAATGAAAATCACCGATACGCAGTACATCATCGTGCGACACCAAGACCGGGAACATCCGCACGTGCATATCGTGTTCAACCGCATAGACAACAACGGCAAGACCATTTCGGACAGGAACGACATGTACCGTAACGAGCAGGTATGCAAGAAGCTGAAAGCCAAACACGGACTTTATTTCGCTAAAGGCAAGGAGCATGTAAAGCAGCACCGTTTGAGAGAACCGGACAAATCCAAATACGAGATTTACAACGCTGTAAAAAATGAATCCGGGAAGTCCAAGAACTGGCAGCAGTTACAGGAGCGGTTAGCGGAAAAGGGTATTACTATCCAGTTCAAATACAAGGGGCAGACAAGCGAGATACAGGGCATATCCTTTTCCAAAGGCGAATACACGTTCAAAGGTTCGGAGGTAGACCGCAGTTTCAGTTTCTCCAAACTGGACAAATGTTTCGGGGATGCGGGGCTGAACACTGCCGGAAACAATAGGCAGATAGTTTCCGCACCTGTTCAGGAACCAGCACAGACACCGGGCAAAGCCGACAGTCCGCTGCTGGCAGGCTTGGGCGGTCTGTTCTCTGCCCCGTCCTCTCCGGCTGATGAAACGCCCGACAATCCCGGTGAAAGAAAAAAGAAGAAAAAGAAACGACACTTAAAATTATAG
- a CDS encoding helix-turn-helix domain-containing protein, translated as MEIVTIEKRTFELWKQRFENFVGRVDALCVPLRRKRDKWLDNCETCRLLNVSARTMQTYRDTGKLPYSQINNKIYYKASDVETFLLNQVRDNSKK; from the coding sequence ATGGAAATAGTGACGATTGAAAAGAGAACCTTTGAACTTTGGAAACAGAGGTTTGAAAACTTTGTGGGGCGTGTGGATGCGCTCTGCGTACCTTTACGCAGGAAGCGTGACAAGTGGCTGGATAACTGCGAAACCTGCCGTTTGCTGAATGTTTCAGCCCGGACGATGCAGACTTACCGTGATACGGGAAAATTGCCTTATTCGCAGATAAACAATAAGATTTACTACAAGGCTTCGGACGTGGAAACATTTCTGCTCAACCAAGTAAGGGACAATTCTAAAAAGTAG
- a CDS encoding helix-turn-helix domain-containing protein translates to MYIENDDFSVWMQKLYAKLEELCKDVRVLRNADRVLPEDDNLLDNQDLCLLFKVSIKTLQRYRAIGALPYFTISGKVYYKASDVREFIKERFSVTTLRQFEKEHCTKKKK, encoded by the coding sequence ATGTATATAGAGAATGACGATTTCAGCGTATGGATGCAGAAGCTGTACGCCAAACTGGAAGAACTCTGCAAGGATGTACGGGTACTGCGCAATGCCGACAGGGTGCTGCCCGAAGATGACAACCTGCTGGATAATCAGGACTTGTGCCTGCTGTTCAAAGTAAGTATCAAGACCCTGCAACGCTACCGGGCTATCGGTGCGCTGCCGTACTTTACAATCAGCGGAAAAGTGTACTACAAGGCTTCCGATGTCCGGGAGTTCATCAAGGAGCGGTTCAGCGTCACCACGCTACGCCAGTTCGAGAAAGAACACTGCACGAAGAAAAAGAAGTGA